The following proteins are encoded in a genomic region of Acipenser ruthenus chromosome 4, fAciRut3.2 maternal haplotype, whole genome shotgun sequence:
- the cldn12 gene encoding claudin-12: MACRNIHAATVFAFLFGMASVGGLIAATLIPQWRITRLITFNKNAKNVTINDGLWVKCVRLDGSTACLVYDKEWYSTLDQLDLRVLQFALPISILIAVFALMLCFIGMCNTAFGPEVPNFNLAKCLVNSAGCHLVAALLYLLAGALSITPSIWVIFHTADLSKKFGPLFSPDISVYLAIGSAGGMLLTSCLLFLWYCACKALPSPFWQPLYSPPASVYSYPAHSYVSPRYSSRSRLSTIEIDIPVVAQVP; the protein is encoded by the coding sequence ATGGCTTGCCGCAACATACATGCAGCGACAGTATTTGCATTTCTATTTGGAATGGCATCGGTAGGAGGACTCATTGCAGCTACCCTCATTCCTCAGTGGAGAATTACAAGACTAATCACTTTCAACAAAAATGCCAAGAATGTAACAATCAACGATGGATTATGGGTGAAGTGCGTTCGACTGGACGGAAGCACAGCCTGTCTTGTATACGACAAGGAGTGGTATTCTACATTGGACCAGTTGGATCTACGAGTTCTTCAATTCGCCCTTCCCATCAGCATTTTGATTGCTGTTTTTGCgttgatgttgtgttttattggcatgtgtaACACAGCTTTTGGCCCAGAAGTCCCCAACTTTAATCTTGCCAAGTGCCTCGTAAACAGTGCAGGGTGCCACCTCGTAGCTGCTTTACTGTATCTACTGGCAGGTGCTTTGAGCATAACACCTTCAATCTGGGTCATTTTTCATACTGCCGATCTGAGCAAGAAGTTTGGCCCTTTGTTTTCCCCTGATATTTCTGTTTATTTGGCAATTGGCAGTGCAGGAGGAATGCTTCTCACATCCTGTCTCTTGTTTTTGTGGTATTGTGCTTGCAAGGCTTTGCCATCGCCATTCTGGCAACCGCTTTATTCACCACCTGCCAGCGTCTATAGTTACCCAGCTCATTCTTACGTTTCTCCTCGTTATTCATCACGCTCCAGATTGTCGACTATTGAAATAGACATCCCAGTTGTCGCACAGGTCCCTTAA